Proteins encoded together in one Lathyrus oleraceus cultivar Zhongwan6 chromosome 5, CAAS_Psat_ZW6_1.0, whole genome shotgun sequence window:
- the LOC127083044 gene encoding trans-Golgi network-localized SYP41-interacting protein 1 isoform X1 codes for MSENNHVAEQDSDSDPHLRTQSNGDAESTIDTYQDQQVTHVDLKDEVLEEPEDGISTDTAKEDMFEDCPDELITLDGRIKEEEAVADEHEDEKEEESPILHQQESRFVEFDNGAAGELEQLRIKLENAVAEKESVVEEYQELLSARDREIENLNAKVSELVLSNESLQVSSQAQFEKDGNIDVVVDKMIYSLATVVNRERVSDNSRSGKIFYIEESTALLIEKYNQFLSEIYQLGQSFSEVGLGTIANEYGNILVDARGGLLELKRKEEELVQKLSHLEDENHKLVEELDKEKVIIGTLTTQLGNVKVELEQEKVKCANTKEKLSMAVTKGKALVQQRDSLKASLAGKSSELEKCLIELQEKSASLEAAELTKEELARTENMVASLNNSLQQNHTIFEQVEEILSHAELDQPEMLDLPERLRWLVDDRNKLKGTFLELRKLKDSLSLLDLPESVSSSDLESQMNWFIDSFRKAHNNIYALHEEVSTIKEASINHIDQMSISLLVDSQEKDYLQAELADMRFEYGELVGKNHQISLEKDQIVKMLIDFSGLNMNDEGIDQFSSTTLMIIDLCFQKLKGQSGSLSKASHIDSALFEKIQSLLYVRDQSLMLYEDILEEDFLIRSDVNKLSNELKVVSEEVIALKEERRSLLKDLERSEEIQSLLYVRDQSLTLYEDILEEDLLIRSDVNKLSNELKMVSEEVIALKEERNSLLKDLERSEEKTGMLRDKLSMAVKKGKGLVQDRDNLKGLINEKNSEIEQLKVDLQKHESAVSEYKDEIKRLSSDLESIPKLENDLLEIKKERTRFEQFLMESNNMLQRVMECIDGIVLPVDPVFGEPIEKVKWLAGFVNDCQDAKVHVEQQLQLVKEEASILEVKLAEAQETVNSLEQRLSSSEDTVSQLAEEKTELEREGEKVVEELQSVKEKVAEARSTNKLLEDALSQAEKDISVLSEEKEQAQVSRVAAETELERFRDEAVRQTGELAEASRTIKDLEVELSQVESKVNLLTEKYNADQVVKTDLENELKKLQDEAANDASKSVAAETELERVRAEAVRQTGELAEAIKTIKDLEVELSQVKSKVDILTEKCNADQVVKTDLENELKKLQDEAANDASKSVAAETELERARAEAVRQTGELAEAIKTIKDLEVELSQVESKVDILTEKYNADQVVKTDLENELKKLQDEAANNASKSVAAETELERVRAEAVRQTGELAEAIKTIKDLEVELSQVESKVDILTEKYNADQVVKTDLENELKKLQDEAADNASNSVGSSAPIRSLEDELLKARDDISTLENANEIAKQEISSLSSKLSSYMVDLSGKNGCLGTKSLALLTSFNYLQVLIRDDTLFLKIKQCFERKCETLKKVDLTVNKVNNYLTLAAKDSEGHLEMEEDPPVRKSFTGSLENFEVEMDKGETNGITMETIISSIGKIADELTLRSKHIADAFDEYSDSIDEFLSPLPGKLLETESNIMAIVEHMKIMKEEANSVAKLNEEKDNIIATLENDISLLLSSCTDSTSELQNEVDQNLGQLGSTFEDEKFNHEADEQVEHHRNSKYADASRKLINASGKVQTLIRQFKLKSEQVDTTVRDLQAKLNETTVAFELATEEKDFNKNRVLQLESDIQSLEIACSELKDKVEGYHVLEEKLKEKEEEISSMHSALVAKEEESSILSASQLKDIFDKLDRIDIPIVESGDDLELHTSDPVKKLSYIIDSVTRLHHEINSLSHDKKEMQTILDTKVLEINDLEEEVKQLNRHCEDSKMVKSELFELTSVLEKIIDILGANDDWVVDRKSKGVRELLPALEKHIIAIISESENSKSKAQELGIKLVGSQKVIDELTTKIKLLEDSIQDRNSQPEIVQERSIYEAPLLPASSEITEVEEGSRGKKALSPVPPAAHSRVMRKGSTEHLALDISVESDHLINSTDTDDDKGHVFKSLNTSGFVPKQGKLIADRIDGIWVSGSGVLMSRPRARLGLIGYLLIMHIWLLGTVL; via the exons ATGTCTGAGAATAATCACGTAGCAGAGCAAGATTCGGATTCGGATCCTCATTTGAGAACCCAATCAAATGGGGATGCGGAATCAACCATTGATACTTATCAAGATCAG CAGGTAACTCATGTTGATCTCAAAGATGAAGTTTTGGAAGAACCTGAAGATGGAATATCCACAGATACTGCCAAAGAGGACATGTTTGAAGATTGCCCTGACGAGCTAATTACGCTCGATGGTAGGATAAAGGAAGAAGAAGCTGTAGCTGATGAACATGAAGATGAGAAGGAAGAGGAAAGTCCAATTCTTCATCAACAAGAGAGTCGTTTTGTTGAATTTGACAATGGTGCAGCGGGGGAGCTGGAACAGCTGCGTATAAAGTTGGAGAATGCTGTTGCTGAGAAAGAAAGTGTTGTGGAGGAATACCAG GAACTTTTATCTGCGAGGGACCGTGAGATAGAGAATCTAAATGCGAAGGTTTCTGAATTAGTGCTATCCAATGAGAGCTTGCAAGTTTCGTCACAAGCTCAGTTTGAAAAAGATGGTAATATTGATGTTGTGGTGGATAAGATGATATATTCTCTTGCAACTGTTGTTAATCGAGAGCGAGTATCGGATAATTCTAGAAGTGGGAAAATATTTTATATCGAGGAAAGTACTGCACTTCTGATTGAAAAGTATAATCAGTTTCTTTCTGAAATTTATCAACTCGGACAGTCGTTTTCTGAAGTTGGCTTGGGTACTATAGCGAATGAATATGGGAACATACTTGTTGATGCTCGGGGTGGGTTGCTAGAGCTCAAGAGAAAGGAAGAAGAATTGGTTCAAAAACTGTCTCATTTAGAAGATGAAAATCACAAGCTGGTTGAAGAGCTTGACAAGGAAAAGGTGATAATAGGGACATTGACTACTCAGCTTGGAAATGTAAAGGTAGAACTAGAGCAGGAAAAGGTTAAATGTGCTAATACCAAAGAAAAGCTTAGTATGGCTGTGACAAAAGGAAAGGCCTTGGTCCAGCAGCGAGATTCACTAAAGGCATCGCTGGCTGGTAAATCCAGTGAGCTTGAGAAATGTCTAATTGAACTGCAGGAGAAATCAGCTTCACTAGAAGCTGCTGAACTTACTAAAGAAGAGTTGGCCCGGACTGAAAATATGGTTGCATCCCTGAATAATTCATTACAGCAAAATCATACAATTTTTGAGCAAGTAGAAGAAATCTTGTCTCATGCCGAACTTGATCAGCCTGAAATGCTTGATTTGCCAGAGAGACTAAGATGGCTTGTGGATGACAGAAATAAACTTAAGGGCACCTTCTTGGAACTACGCAAATTGAAGGATTCTCTATCTCTATTAGACCTACCAGAGTCTGTTTCATCATCTGATCTGGAATCACAAATGAACTGGTTTATAGATTCTTTTCGTAAGGCCCACAATAATATTTATGCTCTACATGAAGAAGTTTCTACAATCAAGGAAGCATCCATAAATCATATTGATCAGATGAGTATTTCACTTTTGGTGGACTCACAAGAAAAAGATTACCTTCAGGCTGAATTAGCAGATATGAGGTTTGAATATGGAGAGCTTGTTGGCAAGAACCATCAGATTTCTTTGGAGAAGGATCAGATAGTGAAAATGTTAATTGATTTTTCCGGTCTAAACATGAATGATGAAGGAATTGATCAATTCTCTTCCACCACTTTGATGATCATTGACTTatgttttcaaaaattgaaaggaCAGAGTGGTTCTCTCTCCAAAGCATCTCATATTGATTCCGCATTGTTTGAAAAGATTCAAAGTCTCCTGTATGTCAGGGATCAGAGCTTAATGCTGTACGAAGACATACTTGAAGAAGATTTTCTAATTAGATCTGATGTGAATAAGCTGTCAAACGAGTTAAAAGTGGTATCTGAGGAAGTTATAGCACTGAAAGAAGAAAGGCGTTCTCTGCTGAAAGATCTTGAACGATCAGAGGAAATTCAAAGTCTCCTGTATGTCAGGGATCAGAGCTTAACGCTGTATGAAGACATACTTGAAGAAGATTTGCTAATTAGATCTGATGTGAATAAGCTGTCAAATGAGTTAAAAATGGTATCTGAGGAAGTTATAGCACTGAAAGAAGAAAGGAATTCTCTGCTGAAAGATCTTGAACGATCAGAGGAAAAGACTGGCATGCTTAGGGACAAGTTGTCCATGGCAGTTAAGAAAGGAAAGGGATTAGTTCAAGATAGGGACAATCTAAAAGGTCTTATAAATGAAAAGAACTCAGAGATTGAGCAGTTGAAGGTTGATTTGCAGAAGCATGAATCTGCAGTTTCTGAATACAAGGATGAGATCAAGAGATTGTCCAGTGATTTGGAAAGCATTCCTAAACTAGAGAATGATCTTCTCGAAATAAAAAAGGAAAGGACTCGGTTTGAACAGTTTTTGATGGAGAGCAATAACATGTTGCAGAGAGTGATGGAATGCATTGATGGCATCGTTCTTCCAGTTGATCCAGTTTTTGGCGAACCTATAGAAAAGGTGAAGTGGCTTGCTGGTTTTGTCAATGATTGCCAAGATGCTAAGGTGCATGTAGAGCAACAGTTGCAGTTAGTTAAGGAGGAAGCCAGTATACTTGAAGTTAAATTGGCAGAAGCCCAAGAAACTGTGAACTCCCTTGAGCAAAGATTATCTTCTTCAGAGGATACTGTTTCTCAACTTGCTGAAGAAAAGACAGAGTTAGAACGCGAGGGAGAAAAAGTTGTGGAAGAGTTGCAGAGTGTTAAAGAAAAAGTTGCTGAAGCTCGCAGTACTAATAAGCTACTTGAAGATGCTTTATCACAGGCAGAAAAAGATATTTCTGTGCTTTCTGAAGAGAAAGAGCAGGCTCAAGTATCTAGAGTTGCTGCAGAGACAGAGTTAGAGAGATTTAGAGACGAAGCAGTCAGGCAGACAGGAGAACTAGCAGAGGCCAGCAGAACAATAAAGGATCTAGAAGTTGAACTATCTCAGGTTGAGAGTAAGGTCAATTTGTTGACTGAAAAGTATAATGCTGATCAAGTTGTCAAGACTGATCTGGAAAATGAATTGAAGAAGCTGCAAGATGAAGCAGCAAATGATGCTAGCAAATCAGTTGCTGCAGAGACAGAGTTAGAGAGAGTTAGAGCTGAAGCAGTCAGGCAGACAGGAGAACTAGCAGAGGCCATCAAAACCATAAAGGATCTAGAAGTTGAACTATCTCAGGTTAAGAGTAAGGTCGATATTTTGACTGAAAAGTGTAATGCTGATCAAGTTGTCAAGACTGATCTGGAAAATGAATTGAAGAAGCTGCAAGATGAAGCAGCAAATGATGCTAGCAAATCAGTTGCTGCAGAGACAGAGTTAGAGAGAGCTAGAGCTGAAGCAGTCAGGCAGACAGGAGAACTAGCAGAGGCCATAAAAACCATAAAGGATCTAGAAGTTGAACTATCTCAGGTTGAGAGTAAGGTCGATATTTTGACTGAAAAGTATAATGCTGATCAAGTTGTCAAGACTGATCTGGAAAATGAATTGAAGAAGCTGCAAGATGAAGCAGCAAATAATGCTAGCAAATCAGTTGCTGCAGAGACAGAGTTAGAGAGAGTTAGAGCTGAAGCAGTCAGGCAGACAGGAGAACTAGCAGAGGCCATCAAAACCATAAAGGATCTAGAAGTTGAACTATCTCAGGTTGAGAGTAAGGTCGATATTTTGACTGAAAAGTATAATGCTGATCAAGTCGTCAAGACTGATTTGGAAAATGAATTGAAGAAGCTGCAAGATGAAGCAGCAGATAATGCTAGCAATTCAGTAGGTTCCTCTGCACCTATAAGATCACTGGAAGATGAATTGTTGAAGGCTCGAGATGATATTTCTACCCTAGAAAATGCAAATGAAATTGCCAAACAGGAAATATCTTCGCTCAGTTCAAAGTTAAGTTCATACATGGTTGACTTATCAGGAAAGAATGGCTGCTTAGGTACCAAATCCCTAGCGCTCCTTACATCCTTTAATTATCTTCAAGTGCTTATTAGAGATGATACTCTATTTCTCAAGATAAAACAATGCTTTGAGAGGAAATGTGAGACCTTGAAGAAAGTGGATCTCACTGTGAACAAAGTAAATAACTATCTTACCCTGGCTGCTAAGGATTCCGAAGGGCACCTCGAGATGGAG GAAGATCCACCCGTAAGAAAATCATTTACTGGCAGCCTTGAAAATTTTGAAGTTGAAATGGACAAAGGAGAGACTAATGGCATTACTATGGAGACCATAATCTCATCAATTGGAAAAATTGCAGACGAATTAACGTTGAGAAGCAAACATATTGCAGATGCGTTTGATGAATATTCGGATTCTATTGATGAATTTCTTTCTCCTCTCCCTGGAAAACTACTGGAAACCGAGTCAAATATAATGGCTATTGTTGAGCACATGAAAATTATGAAAGAAGAGGCAAATAGCGTGGCAAAGTTGAACGAAGAAAAGGATAATATTATCGCCACTTTAGAGAATGATATCAGTTTATTGCTGTCGTCATGCACTGATTCTACCAGTGAACTTCAGAATGAAGTTGACCAAAATCTTGGGCAACTTGGCTCCACTTTTGAGGATGAGAAGTTCAACCATGAAGCAGATGAACAAGTAGAACATCATAGAAACAGTAAATATGCAGATGCATCAAGAAAGTTGATAAATGCTTCTGGAAAAGTTCAAACTTTGATTAGACAGTTCAAATTGAAAAGTGAGCAAGTAGATACAACAGTTAGAGATTTGCAGGCCAAATTAAATGAAACAACAGTTGCTTTTGAATTGGCTACAGAGGAGAAAGACTTCAATAAGAACAGAGTTTTGCAGTTGGAGTCTGATATTCAATCACTCGAAATTGCTTGCAGTGAGCTTAAGGATAAGGTAGAAGGTTATCACGTCCTAGAAGAAAAATTAAAGGAGAAAGAGGAAGAGATTTCATCAATGCACAGTGCTTTGGTGGCAAAAGAAGAAG AAAGCTCCATCCTCTCGGCATCTCAGTTAAAAGATATCTTTGACAAGTTAGATAGGATCGATATTCCTATTGTAGAGTCTGGAGACGATTTGGAGCTACATACTTCAGACCCTGTGAAGAAGCTCTCTTATATTATTGATAGTGTTACTAGGTTGCATCATGAAATAAATTCTCTGTCTCATGATAAAAAAGAGATGCAAACAATCCTTGATACTAAGGTTCTTGAAATTAATGATTTAGAGGAGGAAGTCAAACAACTCAATAGACACTGTGAAGACTCAAAAATGGTTAAAAGCGAACTTTTTGAACTAACCTCTGTCTTGGAAAAAATTATAGATATTTTGGGAGCCAACGACGACTGGGTTGTAGATAGAAAATCTAAAGGTGTTAGAGAATTATTGCCAGCGTTGGAAAAGCATATCATTGCCATTATTTCGGAATCTGAAAATTCAAAATCTAAGGCCCAGGAACTTGGTATTAAATTAGTTGGAAGTCAGAAGGTTATTGATGAGTTAACGACCAAGATTAAGTTACTTGAAGATTCAATTCAAGATAGGAACTCTCAGCCAGAAATCGTCCAGGAAAGGAGCATATATGAAGCACCCTTATTACCTGCTAGCTCCGAGATAACTGAAGTTGAAGAG GGATCTCGTGGCAAGAAAGCATTATCTCCTGTCCCACCGGCTGCTCACTCACGTGTTATGAGAAAAGGATCTACTGAACATCTTGCACTTGATATTAGTGTGGAGTCTGATCATTTAATCAACAGTACTGATACTGACGACGATAAAG GTCATGTATTCAAGTCTCTGAACACTTCTGGATTCGTACCGAAACAAGGAAAGCTCATTGCCGATCGTATTGACGGAATATG GGTATCTGGTAGCGGTGTTCTCATGAGTCGGCCGAGAGCAAGATTAGGACTCATCGGCTATCTGCTAATCATGCATATATGGCTACTGGGGACAGTATTGTAG